A region of the Cyanobium usitatum str. Tous genome:
TCTTCCGGCTGCTCGCGGCGCTGCACCAAATCAGCGACCCCATCGTGGACTAGCACCGCCGCTGGCCGAGGGATGCGGTTGTAGTTGGAGCTCATCGAGGCGTTGTAAGCGCCGGTGGCAAAAACCACCAACACATCGCCGCTACCAGCGGGCGGCAGGGCCAAATCCTTGAGCAGCACGTCGCCAGATTCGCAGTGCTTACCAGCCACGGTGACGGTTTCGCTGGCCTCGGCCGTGGGGCGATCAGCCAACACCGCCGTGTATTGGGACTGGTAGGTGATCGGCCGGGGATTGTCGCTCATGCCGCCGTCCACCGAGAGGTAGGTGCGGAGGCCGGGGATGTCCTTGCGGCTGCCCAGCTCGTAGAGGGTGACCCCGGCGCTGGCCACCAGGGAACGCCCCGGTTCACAGAGCAGGCGGGGCAGCTCCAGCCCCCGCTCCTGACAGGCCGCCACCACCGCCTCAGCCACGCTGCGCACCCACTCACTGATGCTCGGCGGATCGTCGCTGGTGGTGTATCGAATACCCAGGCCACCGCCCACGTTGAGATCAACCACCGGGTGCCCCAGGGAGCGGGCCAAGGCCAGGGCATCGGCCATCACGCCAGCCAGGTCGCGGTGGGGCTGGAGCTCGAAAATCTGGGAGCCGATATGGGCGTGCAGCCCGGTGAGCTGGGCCCAAGAGCAGGTCGCCAGGTGCTGCAGCACCGCCTCGAGCTGGTCGGGATCAAAGCCAAACTTGCTATCGAGGTGGCCGGTGCGGATGTACTCATGGGTGTGGCACTCAATGCCCGGCGTAAAACGCAGCATCAGCTGCACGGGTCGCCGCAAGTCAGGGGCTAGGGCAGCCAGCAGCTCAAGATCGCGCCAGTTGTCAGCCACCACCGTGACGCCCTGCTCGGCTGCCAGGGCCAGCTCTTCGCGGCTCTTGTTGTTGCCGTGCAGAACGATGCGCTCAGCCGGCATGCCGCCCTGCAGGGCGGTGAGCAGCTCGCCAGCAGAAACCGCATCAAGGCCCAGGCCTTCCGATGCCACCAGGGCAGTTATGGCCAAGGAGCTATTGGCCTTGGAGGCGTAGATGGCTAGGGACGGCCCTGGGTAGTGCTGGGCGAGGGCTTCCCGATAGGCCCGGCAGGTGCCCCGCAGGGTGGCTTCATCGAGCACAAATAAAGGTGTGCCGTAATCGCGGGCCAGGTTGCTCAGCAGGCAGCCACCCACCACTAGGCGCCCCTCCCTGTCGAGGGCAGTGGTGAGGGGGGTGAGATTGCGATTAGGACTATGGGGATCCCTATCGCTTTCAAAGGGATTCAGCAGCGCAGCGGGCTCATGGGGGGTCAGCATGGCTTTGGCTGCGCGGGTCAAGTGAGCATGAATGTAAGGACCTCCCTGGCGGCGCTGCACCAGGCGGCCCTGGCACCTGAGCACCTGGAGGCCTGCTTAGGCCTCGACCAGGCCAGCCTCGGCGGCCTATGGAACCGCGCCCAGTGGCAGAGCGAGCTGGCGGAGCAGCGGCGCCCGGGGGTGGGGCTTTGGCAAGGGCAGCAGCTGCTGGCCATGGCTAGCGGTTGGCTGGTGGTGGATGAACTGCACATCACCGTGGTGGCGGTGGATCCACAGCAGCGGCGCCGGGGCTTGGGCCAGCAGGTGCTGAAGGCCCTGGTGCTGGAAGCAAGGCAGCAGGGGGCCCTGCACGCCACCCTGGAAGTTGCGCCGGCGAACACTGCGGCAGTGGCCCTATACCGCCGCTTGGGCTTCCGTGATGCGGGTGTGCGTCGCGGTTACTACCGCAATGGTGAAGACGCCCTGATCCAATGGCTTCGGTTATCTGAGCTCAATGATGCGTAGCGATGGTGTGGATAACCGGCTTTTCTTATTGCTAATGACCGGCAATTCAGTGATTTGCGTTGTTGCCTTCGAACGCCTTAGAGCCAGCTACCGCAGGGGATCTGCCTTTGATGCGGCGTAAACCACACCACACCTGTTAACCCTGGTAGCTTGGATGCACTTGTACCAGGCCTAGGCCAATGTTCGAGCGGTTTACCGAGAAAGCCATCAAGGTGATCATGCTGGCCCAAGAGGAGGCCCGCCGCCTTGGCCACAACTTTGTGGGCACCGAACAGATCTTGCTTGGCCTGATCGGTGAGGGCACTGGCGTTGCCGCCAAGGTGCTCAAATCGATGGGGGTGAACCTCAAAGATGCCCGCGTTGAGGTTGAAAAAATCATCGGCAGAGGTTCCGGCTTCGTTGCCGTGGAGATCCCCTTCACCCCTCGCGCCAAGCGAGTTTTGGAACTCTCCCTAGAAGAAGCTCGCCAGCTTGGTCACAACTACATCGGCACCGAGCACCTGCTGCTTGGCTTGATCCGCGAGGGCGAGGGTGTAGCTGCTCGGGTCCTGGAAAACCTTGGCGTTGATCTGGCCAAGGTGCGCACCCAGGTGATCCGCATGCTGGGCGAAACAGCCGAGGTAGCCGCCGGTGGCGGCAGCGGCAAGGGTTCCACCAAAACCCCCACCCTCGACGAGTTCGGCAGCAACCTCACCCAGCAGGCCGCCGATGGCAAGCTCGATCCGGTGGTGGGCCGTCAGAACGAGATTGAGCGGGTAATTCAAATACTGGGTCGTCGCACTAAGAATAATCCGGTGCTAATTGGCGAGCCTGGTGTAGGCAAAACAGCCATCGCCGAAGGCTTGGCTCAGCGAATCAATTCTGGTGATATTCCAGACATCCTCGAAGACAAACGAGTCCTCACCTTGGACATTGGCCTGCTGGTGGCAGGCACCAAATACCGAGGTGAATTTGAGGAGCGCCTCAAAAAAATCATGGAGGAGATCCGCAGCGCCGGCAATGTAATCCTCGTGATCGATGAGGTGCATACCTTGATTGGCGCAGGTGCGGCAGAAGGTGCTATCGATGCCGCCAACATTCTCAAGCCTGCCCTAGCCCGGGGCGAACTTCAGTGCATTGGTGCCACCACCCTTGATGAGTACCGCAAACACATCGAGCGCGACGCGGCCCTAGAGCGCCGCTTCCAGCCGGTGATGGTGGGCGAGCCTTCCGTTATCGATACGATCGAAATTCTGCGGGGCCTGAAGGATCGCTATGAAGCTCACCACCGCCTCATAATCGCCGATGAGGCCCTGATTGCGGCAGCCACCCTGGGCGACCGCTATATCTCTGATCGCTTCCTGCCAGATAAGGCCATCGACCTGGTAGATGAAGCCGGCAGCCGGGTGCGGCTGATGAATTCCAAGTTGCCTCCTGCCGCTAAGGAAGTCGATAAGCAGCTGCGCGCTGTCCAAAAAGACAAGGAGCAGGCCGTACGCGAGCAAGATTTCACCAAGGCCGGTGAGTTGCGCGATAAGGAAGTAGAGCTGCGCGAGCAGATTCGCTCAATCCTGCAGACCCGTAAGGATGAGGAGCCAGGAGCCGAGAGCGTGGCCGCTGGTGCACCCGTAGCAGTGTTTGAGGGCGCCGCCGATGGCGATCGCACCCCCATGGTCACTGAGGAGGACATCGCCCACATCGTTGCCTCCTGGACCGGCGTGCCTGTGCAGAAGCTCACCGAAACCGAGACAGCCAAGCTGCTGAACATGGAGGAGACCCTCCACCAGCGCTTGATTGGCCAAGACGAAGCCGTTAAGGCCGTGTCCCGTGCCATCCGCCGGGCCAGGGTGGGGCTGAAAAATCCCAACCGTCCGATTGCCAGCTTTATCTTCTCCGGCCCCACCGGCGTTGGTAAAACTGAGCTCACCAAGTCACTTGCGGCTTACTTCTTCGGCAGCGAAGAAGCCATGATCCGGCTTGACATGTCGGAATTCATGGAGCGCCACACGGTCAGCAAGCTGATCGGCTCGCCTCCCGGCTATGTGGGCTTCAATGAAGGTGGCCAGCTCACCGAGGCTGTACGCCGCCGCCCCTACACCGTGGTGCTATTCGACGAGATCGAAAAAGCACACCCCGATGTGTTCAACCTGCTGCTGCAACTGCTCGAAGACGGTCGCCTGACCGATTCCAAGGGCCGCACGGTGGACTTCAAGAACACCCTCATAATCATGACCTCGAACATTGGTTCGAAGGTGATTGAAAAGGGCGGCGGCGGCCTCGGCTTCGAGTTCGGCGGTGGTGACGCGGATGAGACCAACTACAACCGCATTCGCTCGCTAGTTAACGAGGAGCTGAAGCAATACTTCCGCCCCGAATTCCTCAACCGCCTCGACGAAATCATTGTCTTCCGTCAGCTCAACCGCGACGAGGTCAAGGATATTGCCGAGATCATGCTCAAAGAGGTGTTCGGCCGGATGCTGGAGAAGGGCATTGCCCTATCCGTTACGGAAGCCTTTAAGGAACGGCTGGTGGAAGAGGGCTACAACCCCTCCTACGGCGCCCGTCCCCTACGCCGAGCCGTGATGCGGCTGCTTGAAGATTCGCTGGCTGAGGAATTCCTCACCGGACGGATCGGCGATGGCGACTCCGCCCTGGTGGATGTCAATGAGGACAAGCAGGTAGTGATCCGCAAGCAGGCAGCCCTGCCGGCCGAGCCGGAATTGGCTGCAGCTGGGGTTTGAGGGGATCGGGTCTAGCCCGTACCATCAATTGGGGATGAAAGCAGCAGCGGGATGAGCAACTCCCTGAGCCAACACGCCATCGCACCTGCAGAGGTGTTGAGGGGCCCTGGAGCTTGGCTCCAGGGCATCCCGCGGCTAGCGGCCCTGGGCCAGCGCCCCCTAGTGCTAGGTCGCAGCGCCGTAACAGCCCAGCTGAGGCAGCAACTAGTTGCCGACCTACACCAGGCTGGGCTGCAGCCCCACTGGGCCGAGTTGCAGTACGACTGCTGCGAAGAAGACCTGCAACAGGTCGCTGCGATTTGTCAAAAGCAAGGCTGCGATGCAGTTGTGGCCATTGGTGGCGGCAAGGTGCTCGATGCCGGCAAGCTGCTGGCCCACCGGCTGAGCCTGCCTTGCATCACCGTGCCCACCAGTGCGGCCACCTGCGCGGGCTGGACTGCCCTGGCAAACATCTATTCAGCTGAAGGTGCCTTTCTGGGCGATGTGGCCCTGGCCCGCTGCCCAGATCTGCTCATCTTTGACCACGACCTGGTCCGCCAAGCCCCAGCCCGCACCTTGGCAAGCGGCATCGCCGACGCCATGGCCAAGTGGTACGAGTCGTCGGTGAGCAGTGGCGCCAGCGGCGATGGCCTGGTGCAGCAAGCGGTTCAGATGGCCCGGGTGCTGCGCGACCAACTCATGCTGGAAGCCGAATTTGCCCTCCAGGATCCCCACGGCCCCGCCTGGGAGCGGGTGGCTGAAGCCTGCGGGCTCAGCGCTGGCTTGATCGGCGGAATTGGGGGAGCCCGCTGCCGCACCGTGGCCGCCCATGCCGTTCACAACGGCCTCACCCAACTGGAGGCCAGCCATGGCCGCCTACATGGCGAGAAGGTGGGCTTCGGGATCCTGGTGCAGCTGCGGCTGGAGGAGGTGCTCGGCGGCAACCAGCTTGCCGGCCAATCCCGGCGCCAGCTGCTGCCCCTGTTCCGCAAGCTCGGCCTGCCGGTGAGCCTGGAGGAGCTGGGCCTGGCTGAGGCAGGCCTGCACCAGCTGCAGCAAGCCTGCGCCTTTGCCTGCCGCGATGATTCCGATCTGCACCACCTGCCCTTTGCCGTAGGGCCCAACGACCTACTGGCCGCCCTGGTGAGCACCTGCAGCAGCGAGCGCCAGCCCGCGTGAACAGCGAGCCCACAGCCCAGCAAGCCCTGGTGGCGGCAGCGGCCAGCAGCCTGCTCGATCCCCAGGGCAGGGCCCTGGCAGCCCAGGTGCAGTGGTGGCCCCTGCCTGAACTGGGCGAGGAGGGTCCCTGGCCTGTGGCCGTGCTGGGCGAGGGGCCACCCGCTTTGCTGCTGCATGGCTTTGATAGTTCCTTCCTGGAATTCCGGCGTCTGGCCCCCCTGCTGGCCAGCGGCGTGCAGCTATTCATTCCCGACCTTTACGGCTTTGGCTTCTGCCCAAGGCCCACCGGCGGCGATTACAGCCCCAGCGGCGTGCTGCGCCACCTGGAGGTTTTGGCGCGGGAAATTGGCGGCCGCAATCCCGCCCCCCTCGGCCTGATCGGTGCCTCGATGGGTGGCTCGGTGGCGGTGGAGCTGGCCCGGCGCCTGCCCGAGCAGGTGAATCGGCTACTGCTGCTGGCTCCAGCCGGCCTAACTGGCCGTCCCATGCCCCTGCCGCCCCTCCTCGACGGCCTGGGCGTGCGCTTTCTGGCCCTGCCAGGGGTGCGCCGGGGCCTTTGCCGCACCGCCTTCGCCGATCCAGACGCCGCCGTGGGAGCTGCCGAACTGGAGATCGCCTCGCTGCACCTGCAAAGCCCTGGCTGGGCTGATGCCCTGCGGCGCTTTGCCCGCTCCGGTGGCTTCGCCGGCGGCGGCTCCCCCCTGCCCCACCAACCAATCACGGTGCTGTGGGGCGCCAATGACCGCATCCTGCGGGCACCCCAGAAGCGGGCGGCCCTGGCCCTGCTAGGAGAGCGGGTGCTTGAGCTGGATGCCTGCGGCCACCTACCGCACCTCGACCAGACCGCCACCGTCGCCGCCACCTGGCTCGACGCCCCTTCCCATCGATGAGCAGCAGCGACGACAAAGCAGGCGGGCCGGTGATGCAGCTGCTGGCCAGCGGCCTGCAGCTCTGGGTGCGCCAGCAGTGCCAGGCCATTGGCAGTCTCGATATCCAGCTGCAAGGAACTGGCCTGCAACTACTGCGCGGTCGCCTGGCCGGCGTGCAACTGCTGGCCCGCCGGGTGGTCTACAAAGACCTCCACTTCGAGCTGGTGGAGCTAAGTAGCGGCCCCATCCAGGTCCACAGCGGCAACCTGCTCAAGGGCCAACCCCTGCAGCTTGAGCGGGCCTTCGAGATCCAGGGCCAGGTGAGCTTCACCGCCGACGGCCTCACCCGCTCCCTCAGCGCCCCCCAGTGGCGCGCCTTAGGCGATGGCCTCGGCGAAGCCCTGCTTGGCATCGTGCCCCTGGTGGAGCTGCGCATGTGCCGCGATAAGCTGGTGTTTGCCGCCCGGGCCCTCGGCGCTCCCGACCTGGTCGAGCTGGCCACCACCGTGCTGGCAGCTAGGGGCAGCATCGAAATTCGCTCCGTTGACGGCAACGTCAGCAGCAGGCTGCCGATGGATCCTGGCATCCACATCAGTGATGCCCGCATAGAAGCAGGCATGGTTCAGCTGATTGGCACGGCCCAGGTGAGCCCTTAGCTCTGCGCTAGCCCTGTAAAAGGGGCAACACCAGGGTTACCAGCGAGTAAACCACCGCCGGCACAAACAAATAGCTGTCGATTCGATCCAGGATCCCGCCATGGCCAGGGATGGCATCACCGGAATCCTTCAGGCCTGCATCGCGCTTCATCATCGATTCGGTGAGATCACCCACCAGGGCAAACAGGGCCACCACCGCCCCGAGCACCGCGCCGATCAGCCAGCCCCAGCTCCAGCCAATCAAGGTGCCGCCGAAAGCACCCACCGCCACCGCACAGGCCACCCCGCCCAGGGCCCCCTCCACCGTTTTGCCAGGGGAGATTGGCGAAAGCGGATGGCGCCCCAACCGGCGGCCGATCACGTAGGAGCCGATGTCGGTGGCAACGATCAAGAAGCAGGCCAGCAGGGTGAGGGCGAGCCCGGCGCTGGCGGGCCAGGGCTGGCCGGCCAGGTTGGGCGCCAGAGCGTCGCCGGCCAGGTCGCGCAGACGGATCCAGTAGCTGGGTAGAAAACCCAGGTAAAACAGCCCGAAAATTGAAGCCGCGATATCGGCGATGGTGCCGGTGACCGGCTGCAGCAGCAGCCAGCCGCAGATCACCGCCCCAGAGGCTGGCAGCACCGCTGCAGCCACATCGCCGGCAAACCAGCCCCCACCCCATAAGCCACTGCCACTGGCCAGCTGGGTGGTGACCAGCAGCAGCTGCACAGCCACCAAGGTGGTTTTGGTGGCGGGCCGAATCCCCTTGAACTGGGCCATCCGGAAAAACTCCAGCAGCCCCAAGTGCACGATCACTCCCACGGCCACCGTGAACCACCAGCCGCCAAGCATCACCACCACGAAGCCAAAGCCCCCAGCCAGCCAGCCGCTCAGAAGCCGGGGCAGGGAGGTGGCGGTGCGGGGTTTCGCTGGCTGGGGAGGGGGTATCAACACGCGGCGATCAGGAGGGCTCGGAGCTGGGTGAGCGCTCGGCAGCAATCAAAAACAGTGGTTCGGCCGCAGCCAATTTGGCCTGGCTGCCGCGCCGTTGCATGCGGTGCACGGTGGCCTGCACCACCTGGACATCGCGGGCCGCCAGCTGGCCCAAGATATCGGTGGCATCCACCAAACCCTCCAGGCTGGCGGTGCTGATCACCAAGCGCCCGCGGGGCACCAGCGCTTCCCATACCGCCAGCAGCACATCACCCAAGGGCCGTCCCACCTCCAGCAGCACCCGATCTGGGCGCGCGGGCAGCTGGCCTAGATCATCGGGCGCAGCGCCAGCGTGAATGTGCAGGTTGGTGATCCCAAAGCGGCGTCGGTTTTGCTCCAGCAACTCGATGGCATCGGGGTCGCGCTCGAGGGTATGTACCGCACCCCTGGGCATCAGCCGGGCGATTTCCAGGGCAAGGGCACCGGTGCCACCGCCCACATCCCACACCAGGGAATCGGCGCGGGGGCGCAGATGGGCCAGCAGCATCACCCTCAGCTCCATGGGGGTGGGGCTGAAGCCCGGAGCATCTTCAAAGGCACTATCCGGCAGCCCAGGGGTGACGAAATCCCACTGGTAGGTCGGCTGCTGGGAAGCTTGCCTGGAATCCATCGGCCCCCTATCCGGCCACAACCCTCACCGTATCAGCGATCTGGCCCGGCCAAAGCTGCTGCTGCTGCCGCAGCCAGGTGGCCCTAGCCAGATCGATCCGCTCGCCGGGCACCAGCAGGGGTATGCCCGGCGGGTAAGGACAAAGGGGTTCGGCGGCGATTCGTCCAGCTGCCGCCGCCAAAGCAACCACTTCCACCGCAGCGCGCCAGGCCTCAGCCAGGGGCAGCTCCGGCTCCGCTACCAGCGGCAGCGGTGGCGCGCTGAAGGGTGGCAGGGGTGCTCCCCCCAGGGCCCGCCGCAGGCGCAGCAGCTGCTGGGGCAGGCGCCACACCAGCCCAGGGGGCGGCGCCATACCCAAGCAAAAAGTGAGCGTCCCCGGTTCCGGCAACTCGGCGATCACACCCCGCTGCAGCAACCAGGCATCGGCCTCCAGCCCATTGATTCCCATGGCAGCGGTGTGCAGCACCAACCGCAGCGGATCGTCGTTGGCAACTAGGGGCAAGCCCAGTGCACGGCAGCGGCGCTGCAGGCGCTCGCCGCAACGCCATGCCGCTTGCCAGCGGCGCCGGCCCGCCGAGCTGGTGAGGTCGTCGAGGGCAGCTGCTGCGGAGGCCAGCAGCAGGGCGCTGGGGCTGGAGGTCTGCAGCCACAGCAGGGCCCGGGCCACGGCATCGCGATCAGCCCTGCCGCCCTGCAGCAGCAGGGCTGCGCTCTGGGCCAGTCCGCCGCCAGCTTTCTGGGCTGAGAGCACCACCAGATCAGCCCCAGCAGCCAAGGCCTCACCGCGGCCGTGGGCTTGGTCGACAAGCACGGGCAGCCCACGGCCGTGGGCCAATGCCACCAGGGCCGGCAGTTCGGCGCGCTGGCCCTGGTAGCTGGGCGATACCAGCACTAGGGCCGCCAGGGGACCGTCCTGCTCTGCTGCTGCAAGCACCACCTCGAGATGGGCTGGACTAGGTGGCAGCCACAGGCCGCTGGCCGGATCGAAGGGCAGGTCAAACAGCACGGGCCGCAGCTGGCCCAGCACGCAGCCGTGCAGCAGGGAGCGGTGCAGGTTGCGGGGCAGCAGCACCCTGCTGCCAGGGGGAGCCAGGGCCAGCAGGGCCGCCTGCAGCAGGCCACTGGCGCCATTAACACCAAACCAAACCGCCTCCGCTCCAAGCTGGGAGGCACAACGCCGCTGAGCCTCAGCGACGGCACCGGTATCAATCAGGGGGCCACCCTGCTCCGGCAACTCCGGCAGATCCCAGCTGCCCGGCCGCTGGCGCAGCAGGCGCCTCAGGGCAGGGGACAAACCCCGACCGCGGCCGTGGGCCGGCAGATGCAGCGGCAGGCCCATGGCAAGAGGTGTGACGTTCATAGAGTCTGCCCAGCTAGCCACTGCTGTGCCTTGACCAACGCCGAAGCTGCCAAGGAGCTGGGTTACGACCCAGGCCGGGACCTGCGCTGGTTGCTGTTGCGCCCCTGGGTGCTGATAGCCCGGCTGTTCGTGGTGATCTGGCAGCTGTCAAGCCTGGCCCTGGTGTTGGTGGTGCAGGGCAACAGCAGCAATGCCCAAGTGCAGCAACGGCTGGGAAGGCGCATTCTCACCACGCTCACGGACCTGGGCCCCTGCTTCATCAAGGTGGGCCAAGCCCTTTCCACCAGGCCCGATCTGGTGCGGCGCGACTGGCTCGAACAGCTCACCCAGCTGCAGGACAACCTGCCCGCCTATCCCCATGAAATTGCCCTGGCAACCATTGAGCAGGAATTGGGCGCCCCGGCCGACCAGTTGTTTGAGATATTCCCCGACTACCCCGTAGCAGCCGCCAGCTTGGGCCAGGTCTACAAAGCGCAGCTCGCTGATGGCCACTGGGTGGCCGTCAAGGTGCAACGCCCCAATCTGCCCACCATTTTGCGGCGGGATCTAGTGATCATCCGCCTGTTGGCTGTGCTGAGTGCGCCGCTGCTGCCGCTCAACCTGGGCTTTGGCCTCGGCGACATCATCGATGAATTCGGCTCAACTTTGTTCGAGGAGATTGATTACCGGCTCGAGGCAAACAACGCCGAACGATTTGCCGATCTGTTCGCTAGCCAGCCCGAGGTGACCGTGCCGCGGGTGGAGCGACTGCTATCCAGCCAGCGGGTGCTCACCACCCAGTGGATCAATGGCACCAAGTTGCAGGAACGCCAGGCGCTGGAGGCTCGCAACCTGGATCCCTCAGCCCTGATCCGCACTGGCGTAATCGCCGGGCTGCAGCAACTACTCGAATTTGGCTATTTCCATGCCGATCCCCATCCCGGCAACCTATTCGCCCTCTCCGGCAAAACCGGCCCCCTAGGCCATGTGGCCTACGTAGATTTCGGCATGATGGACTCAATCAGCGACAGCGATCGCCTCACCCTCACCGGGGCCGTAGTGCACCTGATCAATCGGGATTTCAGCGCCCTAGCCGCTGATTTTGTCAGTCTTGGCTTCCTCAACCCCAAGGCCGACCTCGAGCCAATCATTCCTGCCCTTGAGGAGGTGCTTGGTGGCGCATTGGGCGACAACGTGGGCTCCTTCAACTTCAAAGCCATCACCGATCGTTTTTCGGAGCTGATGTATGCCTATCCCTTCCGGGTGCCAGCTCGCTTCGCCTTGATCATTCGGGCGGTGGTGAGCCAGGAGGGCCTGGCCCTGCGGCTTGAGCCCAGCTTCAAGATAATCCGTGTTGCCTATCCCTACGTGGCCCGACGCCTACTGGCAGGCGACACCAGTGAGATGCGTGAAAAACTACTTGAGGTGCTCTTTGATCGCCATGGTCGTCTGCAGCTTGAACGGCTGGAAAATCTATTGGCAGTCGTGGAAAACGATTCCACCAATCCAGATTTGCTTCCAGTTGCAGGAGCTGGCCTAAAGCTGCTGCTGGGTCGAGAAGGCGGCAGCCTGCGGCAACGACTGCTGCTTACCCTGGTTCAGGGCGATCGACTTCACACAGATGATTTGCGCGCTTTGATGGGCTTGATGGGGCGTACTTTTTCACCACGCAAGTTGGTTAGTGGCATGCTGGCAAGGCTTACCCTGCAACCCGCTTAAACGATAGGTTTAAACGATAAGCTTAACCAACAGATAGCTCAGCCAACTTGGGGGATTGTCATCCAGCAGAAGGTGATAGCAGCACCACCTACCAGCACCACAACTAGTGGCCAGGTGTCATCGAGGCGATTCAGCTGCTGCAGCAATGCTTGTTTCTCAGCGATATCTTCAATCGATTCCATCACAGCATAACGACGCCCAATCCATAGGACCAATACAAAAGCCGCCAAGGTCACTACGTAGGCAACAACGTACACCTGATCAAGGAAGGTAAGAAAGGGTAAATCAGGCAGCTTATCGCGATAGGTTTGCTGCAGAAAAACCAAAGTAAGTAGCACCGTGACCGGAATACTGGCGCGGGCATCCTGCTCATCGGGCCGCACCTTAAATACCAATAACACCATGACCATCAACACGGAGAGTGGTAATAACAACCTCCAGAAAGACGCCCATGAAGAGGTGCCATAGGAAATCTCAAAGAGGATCTGGCTATAGTCATTTTCTTCGCCACCAAGCCCAAAATTTGTAGCGTAATGGTGCCGGTATTCAGAAATCGACCAGCCGGTATTTAGCCAGCCGATGATGCGAGCGTAGAGCCCCATGCCGCTATTGCGAATCTCCGGTATTAAGCGGAGATCTCGGTAGCCGAGCTCCCCATCTACGTCATTAGGCTCAATAACGACTGGCAGGCTGACATTCATGAAAGGATAGTGCCGAAAACTAGCCTTGTCCACATAATATCTGCCAATATAAGTGAATAATTGATAGTAGCTGCCATCGGCGAGCCGCACCGGGGTTTCGCCGACCGGCCCAAGGCTAGAATCCTTATCAGAAAGCAAGGTATTTAGCACAATAAACAAGCTGGAAATATCCCCGCCGTGAGTTTCCACATAGCGCTGCATAGGCTCCTCCCAGCGCAGCCAAACATAGCCACTGCTGGAATAGCTCGGCACCGTTAAATCAAGCTCATAATTACTAGTTGAATACACTCCCACTTCCACCTTATATTTGGCTCGCTCCAACTCAGCTCGATCCACCCTTTCCTCGCCGGTGCTGAGCTGGTCTCCCCGCATGGCGCTCCATTCCCCCAGGGCCGGCTTCTTACCGAGGGGCAGGGTGGTGAGGGCGCGGGATGCGGAGGAGAGACGCAGAGAGTCGCGGCTAAGCACTGGGCTCACATCAATGCGCCCGATGCCAACCATGGCCAGGATGGCTGCCAGAACAACGGCAACCATCGCCAGCACATTCCAAGGCCTTTGCCTGCGCTTCCCCATGCCCATCCCCTGCAGTTTGCTGAAGTTAAAGCTGAAAGCCGCTTGTGGGCCAGTAGGCACCGGAATGGCGCTGGCCCTGACGCTGACCCTGCCTGCCCTGGCATCAACAGAACTGGTGCTGGGGCAGTCGGCTCCCCTCAGTGGCCCTTCCGGCATGCTCGGCAGCGAATACCGAGAAGGGGCTCTGGCCTATTTCGCCGAAGTGAATCGCCAAGGTGGCGTGCATGGCAGGCGCCTCAAGCTGCTGAGCCTCGACGACCGCTACGACCCACCTCTGACCCTGCGCAACACCAAGCAGCTGATTGAGCGCGACAAGGTGTTTGCCTTGTTTGGTTATGTGGGCACCCCAACCGTCAAGGTTGTGTTGCCCTTGGTTGAGAAACAGAAAATTCCACTGATAGCACCACTCACCGGCGCCCAACTGCTACGACAGCCCCATCGCCCCA
Encoded here:
- the lysA gene encoding diaminopimelate decarboxylase; amino-acid sequence: MLTPHEPAALLNPFESDRDPHSPNRNLTPLTTALDREGRLVVGGCLLSNLARDYGTPLFVLDEATLRGTCRAYREALAQHYPGPSLAIYASKANSSLAITALVASEGLGLDAVSAGELLTALQGGMPAERIVLHGNNKSREELALAAEQGVTVVADNWRDLELLAALAPDLRRPVQLMLRFTPGIECHTHEYIRTGHLDSKFGFDPDQLEAVLQHLATCSWAQLTGLHAHIGSQIFELQPHRDLAGVMADALALARSLGHPVVDLNVGGGLGIRYTTSDDPPSISEWVRSVAEAVVAACQERGLELPRLLCEPGRSLVASAGVTLYELGSRKDIPGLRTYLSVDGGMSDNPRPITYQSQYTAVLADRPTAEASETVTVAGKHCESGDVLLKDLALPPAGSGDVLVVFATGAYNASMSSNYNRIPRPAAVLVHDGVADLVQRREQPEDLLRYDVLPTRLRSVG
- a CDS encoding ATP-dependent Clp protease ATP-binding subunit; the protein is MFERFTEKAIKVIMLAQEEARRLGHNFVGTEQILLGLIGEGTGVAAKVLKSMGVNLKDARVEVEKIIGRGSGFVAVEIPFTPRAKRVLELSLEEARQLGHNYIGTEHLLLGLIREGEGVAARVLENLGVDLAKVRTQVIRMLGETAEVAAGGGSGKGSTKTPTLDEFGSNLTQQAADGKLDPVVGRQNEIERVIQILGRRTKNNPVLIGEPGVGKTAIAEGLAQRINSGDIPDILEDKRVLTLDIGLLVAGTKYRGEFEERLKKIMEEIRSAGNVILVIDEVHTLIGAGAAEGAIDAANILKPALARGELQCIGATTLDEYRKHIERDAALERRFQPVMVGEPSVIDTIEILRGLKDRYEAHHRLIIADEALIAAATLGDRYISDRFLPDKAIDLVDEAGSRVRLMNSKLPPAAKEVDKQLRAVQKDKEQAVREQDFTKAGELRDKEVELREQIRSILQTRKDEEPGAESVAAGAPVAVFEGAADGDRTPMVTEEDIAHIVASWTGVPVQKLTETETAKLLNMEETLHQRLIGQDEAVKAVSRAIRRARVGLKNPNRPIASFIFSGPTGVGKTELTKSLAAYFFGSEEAMIRLDMSEFMERHTVSKLIGSPPGYVGFNEGGQLTEAVRRRPYTVVLFDEIEKAHPDVFNLLLQLLEDGRLTDSKGRTVDFKNTLIIMTSNIGSKVIEKGGGGLGFEFGGGDADETNYNRIRSLVNEELKQYFRPEFLNRLDEIIVFRQLNRDEVKDIAEIMLKEVFGRMLEKGIALSVTEAFKERLVEEGYNPSYGARPLRRAVMRLLEDSLAEEFLTGRIGDGDSALVDVNEDKQVVIRKQAALPAEPELAAAGV
- a CDS encoding iron-containing alcohol dehydrogenase family protein; this encodes MSNSLSQHAIAPAEVLRGPGAWLQGIPRLAALGQRPLVLGRSAVTAQLRQQLVADLHQAGLQPHWAELQYDCCEEDLQQVAAICQKQGCDAVVAIGGGKVLDAGKLLAHRLSLPCITVPTSAATCAGWTALANIYSAEGAFLGDVALARCPDLLIFDHDLVRQAPARTLASGIADAMAKWYESSVSSGASGDGLVQQAVQMARVLRDQLMLEAEFALQDPHGPAWERVAEACGLSAGLIGGIGGARCRTVAAHAVHNGLTQLEASHGRLHGEKVGFGILVQLRLEEVLGGNQLAGQSRRQLLPLFRKLGLPVSLEELGLAEAGLHQLQQACAFACRDDSDLHHLPFAVGPNDLLAALVSTCSSERQPA
- a CDS encoding alpha/beta fold hydrolase, with the translated sequence MNSEPTAQQALVAAAASSLLDPQGRALAAQVQWWPLPELGEEGPWPVAVLGEGPPALLLHGFDSSFLEFRRLAPLLASGVQLFIPDLYGFGFCPRPTGGDYSPSGVLRHLEVLAREIGGRNPAPLGLIGASMGGSVAVELARRLPEQVNRLLLLAPAGLTGRPMPLPPLLDGLGVRFLALPGVRRGLCRTAFADPDAAVGAAELEIASLHLQSPGWADALRRFARSGGFAGGGSPLPHQPITVLWGANDRILRAPQKRAALALLGERVLELDACGHLPHLDQTATVAATWLDAPSHR
- the rimI gene encoding ribosomal protein S18-alanine N-acetyltransferase; the encoded protein is MNVRTSLAALHQAALAPEHLEACLGLDQASLGGLWNRAQWQSELAEQRRPGVGLWQGQQLLAMASGWLVVDELHITVVAVDPQQRRRGLGQQVLKALVLEARQQGALHATLEVAPANTAAVALYRRLGFRDAGVRRGYYRNGEDALIQWLRLSELNDA